A DNA window from Methanobrevibacter thaueri contains the following coding sequences:
- the tuf gene encoding translation elongation factor EF-1 subunit alpha — MAKEKEHINLAFIGHVDHGKSTLVGHLLLKAGAIAEQQLDDGENKFRFVMDKLGEERERGVTIDLAHQKFSTNKYDYTVVDCPGHRDFVKNMITGASQADAAVLVVDAKDGVMPQTKEHMFLSMTLGIKQIIIAINKMDMVDYAEDRFNEVKEEVGVLLKSIGRNPADVPFIPLSAFEGDNIKEKSDNMTWYKGGTLMEELDKLTPPEKPVDLPLRIPIQDVYSITGVGTVPVGRVETGIMKKGDNVIFLPSSNVNGATGEVKSIEMHHEQFEVAEPGDNIGFNVRGVGKNDIRRGDVAGHTNDAPTVAKEFTAQVVVLQHPGVITIGYTPVFHCHTSQTACTFLELTSKLDPATGQPQEGTPDFLKTGDAAIVQIKPTKPMVMEEAQKIPPMGRFAIRDMGQTVAAGLCLKVTSAE; from the coding sequence ATGGCAAAAGAAAAAGAACATATTAACTTAGCATTTATTGGACACGTTGACCACGGAAAATCCACTTTAGTTGGACACTTATTATTAAAAGCTGGTGCAATCGCTGAACAACAATTAGATGACGGTGAAAACAAATTCAGATTTGTTATGGACAAATTAGGAGAAGAAAGGGAAAGAGGAGTAACTATCGACTTAGCTCACCAAAAATTCTCCACCAACAAATACGACTACACTGTTGTAGACTGCCCAGGACACAGAGACTTCGTTAAAAACATGATCACTGGTGCATCCCAAGCTGACGCAGCTGTATTAGTAGTAGATGCAAAAGATGGTGTAATGCCTCAAACCAAAGAACACATGTTCTTATCCATGACTTTAGGTATCAAACAAATCATCATTGCTATCAACAAAATGGATATGGTTGATTACGCTGAAGACAGATTCAACGAAGTTAAAGAAGAAGTTGGCGTTTTACTCAAATCTATTGGTAGAAACCCTGCTGACGTACCTTTCATCCCTCTCTCTGCATTTGAAGGGGACAACATCAAAGAAAAAAGTGACAACATGACCTGGTACAAAGGCGGAACACTCATGGAAGAGTTAGACAAATTAACTCCACCTGAAAAACCTGTAGACTTACCATTAAGAATTCCTATTCAAGACGTTTACTCCATTACTGGTGTAGGAACCGTACCTGTAGGAAGAGTTGAAACCGGTATCATGAAAAAAGGTGACAACGTTATCTTCTTACCATCCTCAAATGTTAACGGAGCTACTGGTGAAGTAAAATCTATTGAAATGCACCACGAACAATTTGAAGTTGCTGAACCTGGTGACAACATCGGATTCAACGTAAGAGGTGTAGGTAAAAACGATATCAGAAGAGGAGACGTAGCTGGACACACTAATGACGCTCCTACTGTAGCTAAAGAATTTACTGCACAAGTTGTTGTATTACAACACCCTGGTGTAATCACCATTGGATACACTCCTGTATTCCACTGTCACACTTCACAAACTGCATGTACTTTCTTAGAATTAACTTCCAAACTTGACCCTGCTACCGGTCAACCTCAAGAAGGAACCCCTGACTTCCTCAAAACTGGTGATGCAGCTATCGTCCAAATCAAACCTACTAAACCAATGGTTATGGAAGAAGCTCAAAAAATACCTCCTATGGGAAGATTCGCTATCAGAGATATGGGTCAAACTGTTGCTGCAGGTTTATGTCTTAAAGTTACCTCAGCAGAATAA
- a CDS encoding UPF0146 family protein, protein MWNDFAQYIMNEVGDEPVTIAEIAVGKFDRIADELSKKDNITLIKTDISPKDSTVIMDDITNPNLKLYENVDLIYSIRPPSELQPHLVNLACEIDSQLIIKPLTNEDLNTGKVKMKLKNFNRASFYILK, encoded by the coding sequence ATGTGGAATGATTTTGCACAATACATAATGAATGAAGTCGGAGATGAACCCGTCACAATAGCCGAAATCGCCGTTGGAAAATTTGATAGGATAGCGGATGAATTGTCAAAAAAGGACAATATCACCCTTATCAAGACAGACATCTCCCCAAAGGATTCCACTGTAATCATGGACGACATAACAAATCCAAATTTAAAATTATATGAAAATGTGGACCTCATATATTCAATAAGACCGCCAAGTGAATTGCAACCCCATTTAGTCAATCTGGCTTGCGAAATCGACTCGCAACTCATCATCAAGCCCCTCACAAACGAGGACTTGAACACCGGCAAGGTCAAAATGAAGCTGAAAAATTTCAACAGGGCAAGTTTCTACATTCTAAAGTGA
- a CDS encoding 50S ribosomal protein L30e — MMDVDRGIRVAVDTGDVTLGSEKSIQSLKLGKGQLAVVAANAPKEILEDVEYYANLSEIPYVVYDGTSVDLGSVCGKPFTVATLIVNDPGDSTILDDLR; from the coding sequence ATGATGGACGTAGATAGAGGAATCAGGGTTGCTGTTGACACTGGTGATGTGACATTAGGCTCTGAAAAATCAATTCAATCTTTAAAATTAGGAAAAGGACAACTTGCAGTTGTTGCTGCTAACGCTCCTAAAGAAATTCTTGAAGATGTTGAATATTATGCAAATCTTTCCGAAATTCCATACGTTGTATATGATGGAACTAGTGTAGATTTGGGTTCTGTTTGTGGTAAACCTTTCACTGTTGCTACATTAATCGTAAACGATCCAGGAGATTCTACAATATTAGACGATTTGAGGTAG
- a CDS encoding zinc ribbon domain-containing protein, translating to MIRRCPQCGTTSDDMYGFCIKCGHEFPKIPTDSSICPLCQYPNPDEADYCVKCGTPLVFKKQFEGDPNSSLNPIVIKKEVIRDAQQYKSNRTSRLLIVFGYIFSILGGILGLIIAIYLSTRKDPVARKHGHIQLAIFGFYIALIVILFATGHMPADAISQYQQMLGGNFTSI from the coding sequence ATGATTAGAAGATGTCCTCAATGCGGAACAACAAGCGATGACATGTATGGATTTTGTATAAAGTGCGGACACGAATTTCCAAAAATCCCCACTGATTCAAGCATATGTCCACTATGCCAGTATCCAAACCCGGATGAAGCGGATTACTGCGTGAAATGTGGAACCCCCCTTGTCTTCAAAAAACAATTTGAAGGAGACCCAAACAGCTCCCTAAATCCGATTGTGATAAAAAAAGAAGTCATCAGGGATGCTCAGCAATACAAATCCAACAGAACCAGCAGACTGTTGATAGTCTTCGGATACATCTTCTCAATTCTTGGAGGAATCCTCGGATTGATCATTGCAATTTACCTATCCACCAGAAAGGATCCGGTTGCCCGAAAGCACGGACACATACAATTGGCAATATTCGGATTCTACATTGCGTTGATTGTGATTTTATTTGCAACAGGACACATGCCTGCAGATGCCATATCACAGTATCAGCAAATGCTAGGGGGAAACTTTACCTCCATTTAA
- the cobK gene encoding precorrin-6A reductase, translating into MKVFLLGGTKDSINIIQHIKENYDYYILTTTTTEYGGKLAKEGGSDDTITRPLLKDEIREILINEDFDLLIDATHPFAEHITQTSASLARELGMPYIRFERPTTNLEGIDTSNIHYVKSFDNAGKLIADEFNEGNILHFAGANTMADILNHVSVDRFYPRILKVESSIRKCESLNVDPDHIIPMTGAATVEENLELIEKYDASVMITKESGEVGGVIEKIHAANERNVAIVMIQRPKIDELNKNDIVSNLDELDIKLKNFF; encoded by the coding sequence ATGAAAGTATTCCTGCTCGGCGGAACCAAAGATTCCATAAACATAATACAGCACATCAAGGAAAATTATGATTATTACATTTTAACAACCACCACCACAGAATATGGTGGAAAACTGGCCAAGGAAGGGGGAAGTGACGATACAATAACCAGACCATTGCTGAAGGACGAAATAAGGGAAATCCTCATCAATGAAGACTTCGACCTATTGATTGACGCCACACATCCATTCGCAGAACACATCACCCAGACAAGCGCAAGCCTTGCCAGGGAACTGGGCATGCCATATATCCGCTTTGAAAGGCCAACAACAAACCTTGAAGGCATAGACACCTCAAACATACATTACGTGAAATCATTTGATAATGCGGGAAAGCTGATAGCCGATGAGTTCAACGAGGGAAACATCCTTCACTTTGCAGGCGCAAACACCATGGCAGACATCCTGAATCACGTTTCAGTGGACAGGTTCTACCCAAGGATCCTGAAGGTTGAAAGCTCCATCAGGAAATGTGAATCACTGAACGTCGACCCAGACCACATCATACCAATGACTGGCGCCGCAACGGTTGAGGAGAACCTTGAGCTGATTGAAAAATACGATGCGAGCGTGATGATTACCAAGGAAAGCGGCGAAGTCGGCGGAGTCATAGAAAAGATCCATGCGGCAAACGAAAGGAATGTCGCAATCGTGATGATTCAAAGACCAAAAATAGATGAATTAAATAAAAATGATATAGTATCTAATCTCGATGAATTAGATATCAAATTAAAAAACTTTTTTTAA
- the rimI gene encoding ribosomal protein S18-alanine N-acetyltransferase, translated as MIVRKFTPNDLKRVFEIESMSFNQSYGIEMVQQLYEMGVGFLVAEEDGYVIGYVIFWIKYEDQGHIISIAVDKNYRRLGAGTQLLVKAISILSLLNIRAIYLEVNENNTGAVEFYKTFNFKIDRVVPGYYENGDGAIIMYIPLNGGKVSP; from the coding sequence ATGATTGTTAGAAAATTCACACCAAACGATTTAAAAAGAGTTTTTGAAATAGAAAGCATGTCCTTTAACCAATCTTATGGGATAGAAATGGTTCAACAGCTATATGAGATGGGTGTGGGTTTTCTGGTGGCAGAAGAAGATGGCTATGTCATCGGTTATGTCATTTTTTGGATTAAATACGAGGATCAGGGTCACATCATATCGATAGCCGTCGATAAGAACTATCGCCGTTTGGGCGCCGGAACGCAATTGTTGGTAAAGGCGATTTCAATCCTGTCCCTTTTGAATATCCGTGCAATATATCTGGAAGTGAACGAAAACAACACTGGTGCAGTTGAGTTTTACAAGACATTTAATTTTAAGATAGACCGTGTGGTTCCGGGATACTACGAGAACGGTGATGGGGCTATAATAATGTACATTCCATTAAATGGAGGTAAAGTTTCCCCCTAG
- the rpsJ gene encoding 30S ribosomal protein S10 — translation MNQARIKLTGTDPEKLAYVCDQLKKIAERTGVDLSGPIPLPTKKLVVPTRKSPDGEGKASWEKWELRIHKRLIGIGADERAMRQVMKVNVPDNVSIEIELKG, via the coding sequence ATGAATCAAGCAAGAATTAAACTTACTGGAACTGACCCAGAAAAATTAGCATACGTATGTGATCAACTTAAAAAAATTGCTGAAAGAACTGGTGTTGACTTATCTGGTCCTATTCCATTACCAACTAAAAAATTAGTTGTACCAACAAGAAAATCTCCAGATGGAGAAGGTAAAGCTTCTTGGGAAAAATGGGAACTCAGGATTCACAAACGTTTAATCGGTATTGGAGCTGATGAACGTGCAATGAGACAAGTCATGAAAGTCAATGTTCCTGATAATGTAAGTATTGAAATTGAACTTAAAGGATAA
- a CDS encoding 30S ribosomal protein S12: protein MPGLFAAKKLKKNRQNFKWKDVDYKRRALRLDVKADPLEGAPQARGIVIEKVGIEAKQPNSAIRKCVRVQLIKNGKQLTAFAPGDGAIGFIDEHDEVMIEGIGGPSGRSMGDIPGVRWKVSKVNNVALSEMVSGKIEKPVR, encoded by the coding sequence ATGCCAGGACTTTTTGCTGCAAAAAAACTTAAAAAGAATAGACAAAATTTTAAGTGGAAAGATGTAGATTACAAAAGAAGAGCTTTAAGATTAGATGTTAAAGCTGATCCTTTAGAAGGAGCTCCTCAAGCAAGAGGAATTGTAATCGAAAAAGTAGGGATAGAAGCAAAGCAACCTAACTCTGCTATTCGTAAATGTGTACGTGTTCAATTGATTAAAAACGGTAAACAATTAACTGCTTTCGCACCAGGTGACGGAGCTATTGGTTTTATCGATGAGCACGATGAAGTAATGATTGAAGGAATCGGTGGACCATCCGGAAGATCCATGGGAGATATTCCAGGGGTTCGTTGGAAAGTTTCCAAAGTGAATAACGTAGCTTTATCAGAAATGGTAAGTGGAAAAATTGAAAAACCTGTAAGATAA
- a CDS encoding NusA-like transcription termination signal-binding factor: MSIKFSANEIRYIALFENMTGAMVKDCIIDDEHGKVTFVVKNGDMGLAIGKGGSSVSKVQRAVDKGVEIIELDEDPIQFIKNCLSPATLQSVKISQKQSGEKIAIVTADNTNKRIAIGKSGINIERAKLLVDRQHNIDNIILK, encoded by the coding sequence GTGTCTATTAAATTTAGTGCAAATGAAATTAGATACATAGCTCTTTTCGAAAATATGACTGGAGCAATGGTTAAGGATTGCATTATCGATGATGAACATGGTAAAGTAACATTCGTTGTTAAGAATGGGGATATGGGACTCGCTATCGGTAAAGGTGGAAGTTCTGTATCTAAAGTTCAAAGGGCAGTGGATAAGGGCGTTGAAATCATTGAATTAGATGAAGATCCGATTCAATTCATTAAGAATTGCCTATCTCCCGCAACGTTACAATCTGTTAAAATTTCTCAAAAGCAATCAGGCGAGAAAATAGCTATTGTTACAGCAGATAATACCAATAAACGTATCGCTATCGGTAAAAGTGGAATCAATATTGAAAGAGCTAAACTATTAGTCGATAGACAGCATAATATTGATAATATTATTTTAAAATAG
- a CDS encoding 30S ribosomal protein S7 → MSKLFDKWDLDEVKVEDLGLVKYICLDETLVPHTSGRHVKRQFAKSKVSIVERLMNKIMRTHLNSGKKNKAYNIVKDALEIINKRTKKNPVQVLVTAVENTAPREETTRIKYGGIGYQVAVDISPQRRVDLSLGFLTRGTLQSSFKNRKSVAECLADELILASEEDSRSFALQKAEEKERVAKAAH, encoded by the coding sequence ATGAGTAAATTATTCGATAAATGGGATCTCGATGAAGTAAAAGTTGAGGACTTAGGTTTAGTCAAATATATCTGCTTAGACGAAACTTTAGTTCCACATACTTCTGGTAGACATGTAAAAAGACAATTCGCAAAATCTAAAGTATCAATTGTTGAAAGATTAATGAACAAAATCATGAGAACCCATCTCAACTCAGGTAAGAAAAACAAAGCTTACAACATTGTTAAAGATGCTTTAGAAATTATTAACAAAAGGACTAAAAAGAATCCAGTTCAAGTTTTAGTTACTGCAGTTGAAAACACTGCACCTCGTGAAGAAACCACCCGTATCAAATACGGTGGTATCGGTTACCAAGTTGCTGTGGACATTTCTCCACAAAGAAGGGTTGACCTTTCATTAGGTTTCTTAACCAGAGGTACTTTACAATCTTCATTCAAAAACAGAAAATCTGTTGCTGAATGTTTAGCTGATGAATTGATTCTTGCATCTGAAGAAGATTCAAGAAGTTTTGCTTTACAAAAAGCTGAAGAGAAAGAAAGAGTTGCTAAAGCAGCACACTAA
- a CDS encoding elongation factor EF-2, with protein sequence MSRRDKMIAKIKELMYEPEQIRNIGICAHIDHGKTTLSDNLLAGAGMISEELAGDQRFLDFDEQEQARGITIDAANVSMVHDYKEKEYLINLIDTPGHVDFGGDVTRAMRAVDGAVVVVCAVEGIMPQTETVFRQALKENVKPVLFINKVDRLINELKLEPEELQNRFLKIFMEANKLIRNMAPEDKKEEWKLDFTDGSVAFGSAYHNWAINVPTMQETGINFKDIIDYCNAENEKELAKKVPLSDVLLGMVVEHLPSPKVAQEYRVPNIWDGDIDSPAGECMINTSPDGPLAVMVTNVSVDKHAGEIATGRVYGGAIEKGTEVYMVGSHGKSRVQQVGVYFGPERVNTDKVPAGNIVYVAGAKGAIAGETLCSPDHKIKEFEGLEHISEPVVTVAVEAKNTKDLPKLIEVLRQTGKEDPTVKIDINEETGEHLVSGMGELHLEVIGYRINEKGVDITTSEPIVVYRETVRQLSPQVEGKSPNKHNRFYITVEPIEPELYNAIQEGDIKEGRVKGKEAAADFMEHGLDKEEARRVWAVHNRSIFLNMTRGIQYLDEVKELLLEGFEATLESGPLGEEISMGLKFKLHDAKLHEDAVHRGPAQVLPAIRNAILGSMMLAEPALLEPMQKVVIDTPNDYMGACTREIQNRRGQIVNMGQEGDMARIESKVPVAEMFGFAGDIRSAAEGRCLWSTEIAGFEPLPREMQNQIVREIRQRKGLSAEPFPASHYLGDL encoded by the coding sequence TTGAGTAGAAGAGACAAAATGATTGCAAAAATCAAAGAATTGATGTACGAACCTGAACAAATCAGAAATATTGGTATCTGTGCTCACATCGATCACGGTAAAACCACTTTATCTGATAATCTCTTAGCAGGTGCTGGAATGATTTCCGAAGAACTTGCTGGAGACCAAAGATTCTTGGATTTTGACGAACAAGAACAAGCTCGTGGTATTACTATTGACGCAGCTAACGTATCTATGGTTCACGATTACAAAGAGAAAGAATACTTAATTAACTTAATCGATACTCCAGGTCACGTTGACTTCGGTGGGGACGTAACTCGTGCTATGAGAGCTGTAGACGGTGCAGTAGTTGTAGTATGTGCTGTAGAAGGTATTATGCCTCAAACTGAAACTGTATTCAGACAAGCATTAAAAGAAAACGTAAAACCAGTTTTATTCATTAACAAAGTTGACAGATTAATCAACGAGTTAAAATTAGAACCTGAAGAGTTACAAAACAGATTCTTGAAAATCTTCATGGAAGCTAACAAGTTAATCAGAAACATGGCTCCTGAAGACAAAAAAGAAGAATGGAAATTAGACTTCACTGACGGTAGTGTAGCATTCGGTTCAGCATACCACAACTGGGCTATCAACGTTCCAACCATGCAAGAAACTGGAATCAACTTTAAAGATATTATTGATTACTGTAATGCTGAAAATGAAAAAGAATTAGCTAAAAAAGTACCTTTATCCGATGTATTATTAGGTATGGTAGTAGAACACTTACCTTCACCTAAAGTTGCTCAAGAATACAGAGTACCTAACATCTGGGATGGAGACATCGACTCTCCTGCTGGTGAATGTATGATCAACACCTCCCCTGACGGACCTTTAGCTGTAATGGTTACCAACGTATCTGTAGACAAACACGCTGGTGAAATCGCTACCGGTAGGGTATACGGTGGAGCAATCGAAAAAGGTACAGAAGTTTATATGGTCGGTTCTCACGGAAAATCCAGAGTACAACAAGTAGGTGTGTACTTCGGTCCTGAAAGAGTTAACACTGACAAAGTTCCTGCAGGTAACATCGTATATGTTGCTGGTGCAAAAGGAGCTATCGCTGGTGAAACCTTATGTTCTCCTGACCACAAAATCAAAGAGTTCGAAGGTTTAGAACACATTTCAGAACCTGTAGTTACAGTAGCTGTAGAAGCTAAAAACACCAAAGACTTACCAAAATTGATTGAAGTATTAAGACAAACCGGTAAAGAAGACCCTACCGTTAAAATCGATATTAACGAAGAAACCGGTGAACACTTAGTTTCCGGTATGGGAGAACTTCACTTAGAAGTTATCGGTTACAGAATCAACGAGAAAGGTGTGGACATCACAACTTCCGAACCTATTGTTGTATACAGGGAAACCGTAAGACAATTATCTCCACAAGTTGAAGGTAAATCTCCAAACAAACACAACAGATTCTATATCACTGTTGAACCTATCGAACCTGAACTCTACAATGCAATCCAAGAAGGAGACATTAAAGAAGGTAGAGTAAAAGGTAAAGAAGCAGCTGCTGACTTTATGGAACATGGTTTAGATAAAGAAGAAGCTAGAAGAGTTTGGGCTGTTCACAACAGAAGCATTTTCCTTAACATGACTCGTGGTATTCAATACTTGGATGAAGTTAAAGAGTTATTACTTGAAGGATTTGAAGCTACCTTAGAAAGCGGTCCTTTAGGTGAAGAAATCTCCATGGGATTAAAATTCAAACTCCATGATGCAAAACTTCACGAAGACGCAGTTCACAGAGGACCTGCACAAGTATTGCCTGCTATCAGAAACGCTATCTTAGGTTCCATGATGCTTGCTGAACCTGCATTACTTGAACCAATGCAAAAAGTAGTTATTGACACTCCAAATGATTACATGGGTGCATGTACTCGTGAAATCCAAAACAGAAGAGGTCAAATCGTAAACATGGGTCAAGAAGGAGACATGGCAAGAATCGAATCCAAAGTTCCTGTAGCTGAAATGTTCGGTTTCGCTGGAGACATCAGATCCGCTGCTGAAGGTAGATGTTTATGGTCTACTGAAATTGCAGGATTTGAACCACTCCCACGTGAGATGCAAAATCAAATCGTAAGAGAAATCAGACAAAGAAAAGGCTTATCCGCAGAACCATTCCCTGCAAGCCACTACTTAGGAGATTTATAA
- a CDS encoding calcium-translocating P-type ATPase, PMCA-type has protein sequence MKGNDNSIQTGLTTEEVIERQKKYGLNKLDEKKATPLIILFLSQFVDILLGLLIVAAIAAYAIGDIIDAGVILLAVLLNVIMGFIQEYRSQKAMESLKDLIVKTAVVKRNNEIHEINSEELTVGDIVILEEGGKVPADLILIEANDLSFDESSMTGESEAIHKSVDDEVYMDSNILSGNGMGIVKNIGMKTKIGEIAQIVQEDDEETPLKTKVGNLGKTLSIIAIIVCIAVFILELFKGVPLVETFMTAVSLAVAAIPEGLPAVLTLTLALGMSQMAKSDAIVRKLLSVETLGSCTIICSDKTGTLTENRMTVVDSYFTNEEKTLKIGKLCNNAIIANEEVIGNQTDGAILKYCRDVEIELERIDEIPLDSNRKMMTTTHILNDKDNIVLTKGAPEIILGKCKYIDNNGNIEIINDEFKEIISKKIDEMSDKALRVIGFAYKIEDDAPLEEGLAFTGLLGLIDPPKKDAKNAVDACKKAGIQVKMITGDYKKTACAIAKELGILTDGMVITGEELESMTLEEYHKIANDIQVYARVKPAQKMMIVEALKDTGNIVAMTGDGVNDAPALKKASIGVAMGDGTDVAKESADMVVQNNDFTTIVKAIKEGRKIYDNIKRFVKFQVSTNVGAILTIVGSSLLSLPLPFNPVQLLWLNIVMDGPPAQTLGVEGAERDLMERPPETGDILTRKTLAEILISGIVMAIGTIAVFAYEFSINATEQKAMTVAFTLFVMYQLFNAYNRKADSDASSKYLYLAIVLSFVLQVLIIYIPQLQLIFRTTSLNLMEWVMIIIVALTIVVADKLMTRVIK, from the coding sequence ATGAAAGGCAACGATAACTCCATTCAAACGGGCCTGACCACAGAAGAGGTCATTGAAAGACAGAAGAAATACGGTTTGAACAAGCTTGACGAGAAAAAGGCAACCCCCCTGATAATACTCTTTTTAAGTCAGTTTGTCGACATTCTGCTTGGCCTGCTCATAGTGGCTGCCATTGCTGCATATGCTATTGGGGACATTATCGACGCTGGAGTCATTCTTCTTGCAGTCCTATTGAATGTCATAATGGGATTCATACAGGAATATCGCTCACAGAAGGCAATGGAAAGCCTCAAGGATTTGATTGTGAAAACTGCAGTCGTCAAGCGGAACAATGAAATCCACGAGATAAACTCAGAGGAGCTTACCGTTGGAGACATCGTCATTCTGGAAGAGGGAGGCAAGGTGCCTGCCGACTTGATACTGATTGAAGCCAATGATCTGAGCTTTGACGAATCATCAATGACAGGAGAATCAGAGGCAATCCACAAGAGCGTTGACGATGAGGTCTACATGGATTCAAACATCCTTTCCGGAAACGGAATGGGAATAGTCAAGAACATCGGGATGAAAACAAAAATCGGCGAAATCGCACAGATCGTTCAGGAGGATGATGAGGAAACCCCGCTCAAGACAAAGGTGGGAAATCTTGGAAAGACACTGTCAATCATTGCAATCATTGTCTGTATTGCAGTGTTCATTTTGGAGCTCTTTAAGGGCGTTCCGCTTGTAGAGACATTCATGACTGCCGTTTCACTTGCTGTTGCAGCCATTCCTGAAGGATTGCCTGCGGTCCTGACATTGACATTGGCGCTTGGAATGTCACAAATGGCCAAATCCGATGCGATTGTCAGAAAACTCCTGTCTGTTGAAACCTTGGGGTCCTGTACCATAATCTGCAGTGACAAGACAGGCACACTTACCGAAAACAGGATGACCGTTGTTGACTCATACTTCACAAATGAGGAGAAAACCCTAAAGATAGGAAAACTCTGTAACAATGCAATCATCGCCAACGAAGAGGTTATAGGAAACCAGACCGATGGAGCAATCTTAAAATACTGCAGGGACGTTGAAATCGAGCTTGAGAGGATTGATGAAATTCCTCTTGACAGTAATCGTAAAATGATGACCACTACACATATCCTAAACGATAAAGACAATATTGTTTTAACAAAAGGTGCTCCAGAAATAATTCTAGGCAAATGCAAATACATAGATAATAATGGAAATATCGAAATAATTAACGATGAATTCAAGGAAATCATAAGTAAAAAAATTGATGAAATGAGCGACAAGGCTCTGAGAGTAATCGGGTTTGCATACAAAATCGAAGATGACGCACCTCTTGAAGAGGGACTGGCATTTACAGGATTGCTCGGATTGATAGACCCTCCTAAAAAGGATGCCAAAAATGCCGTGGATGCATGTAAAAAAGCTGGAATACAGGTAAAAATGATTACCGGAGACTACAAGAAAACAGCATGCGCAATAGCTAAGGAATTGGGAATCCTGACAGACGGCATGGTCATAACCGGTGAAGAGCTTGAAAGCATGACCCTGGAGGAGTACCATAAGATTGCAAACGACATTCAAGTTTATGCCCGTGTGAAACCGGCACAGAAAATGATGATCGTTGAGGCCCTTAAGGATACAGGAAACATAGTTGCAATGACCGGAGACGGCGTCAATGATGCCCCTGCACTCAAAAAGGCATCAATCGGTGTTGCTATGGGTGACGGAACAGATGTTGCCAAGGAATCCGCAGACATGGTCGTGCAGAACAATGATTTTACAACAATCGTCAAGGCCATTAAAGAGGGACGTAAGATTTATGACAACATCAAGAGATTCGTCAAGTTCCAGGTATCCACCAATGTGGGTGCAATACTTACCATTGTTGGAAGCTCATTATTGTCCCTACCGTTACCGTTCAACCCGGTGCAGCTTCTATGGCTGAACATAGTGATGGATGGACCTCCTGCCCAGACATTGGGTGTTGAAGGCGCCGAAAGGGATTTGATGGAGCGTCCTCCAGAAACAGGAGACATCCTGACAAGAAAAACATTGGCTGAAATCCTGATTTCAGGAATTGTGATGGCAATAGGAACAATAGCCGTGTTCGCCTATGAGTTCAGCATCAATGCCACAGAGCAAAAGGCCATGACAGTCGCATTTACCCTGTTCGTAATGTATCAGCTCTTCAACGCATACAACAGAAAGGCCGATTCTGACGCATCAAGCAAATACCTATACCTGGCAATTGTCCTTTCATTCGTGCTTCAGGTGCTGATCATATACATTCCGCAACTGCAACTCATATTCAGAACAACCTCACTTAATCTGATGGAATGGGTGATGATTATAATCGTTGCTTTAACAATAGTTGTTGCAGATAAACTGATGACCAGAGTGATAAAATGA